In Ostrinia nubilalis chromosome 10, ilOstNubi1.1, whole genome shotgun sequence, a single genomic region encodes these proteins:
- the LOC135075540 gene encoding LOW QUALITY PROTEIN: splicing factor 3B subunit 4-like (The sequence of the model RefSeq protein was modified relative to this genomic sequence to represent the inferred CDS: deleted 1 base in 1 codon), whose translation MSKLNCCHNKMAAGPIAERNQDATIYVGGLDDRVSETLLWELFVQAGPVVNVHMPKDRVTQTHQGYGFVEFMGEEDADYAIKVMNMIKLYGKPVRVNKASAHQKNLDVGANVFIGNLDPEVDEKLLYDTFSAFGVILQTPKVMRDPETGNSKAFAFINFASFEASDAAIEAMNNQYLCNRPISVSYAFKKDVKGERHGSAAERLLAAQNPLSHADRPHQLFADAPPTMMGPVLMAPPPPPTPTPMPPPGPPMGARPPPPLPMAAPPPPPSSMPPPGPPPPPGPPPPPPPFHHFPPPPFGPPGFGPPPPPGARPPPPWRPPPPSFRPQFPPRGPPPFGHPPFPPHHPPENYSY comes from the exons atgtcAAAACTGAACTGCTGTCACAATAAAATGGCAGCGGGACCGATTGCTGAGCGAAATCAAG ATGCCACCATCTATGTGGGAGGCCTTGATGACAGAGTTTCGGAAACCCTGCTCTGGGAACTGTTTGTTCAAGCTGGACCAGTTG TGAATGTGCATATGCCAAAGGATAGGGTGACACAGACTCACCAAGGATATGGATTTGTGGAATTCATGGGAGAGGAAGATGCTGATTATGCAATAAAG GTGATGAACATGATAAAACTCTATGGCAAGCCAGTAAGAGTGAACAAAGCATCTGCCCATCAGAAGAATTTAGATGTAGGAGCCAATGTGTTCATAGGAAACTTAGATCCGGAAGTGGATGAAAAACTACTATACGACACATTCTCTGCATTTGGAGTCATATTACAAACACCAAAG GTAATGCGAGACCCAGAAACTGGCAATTCAAAGGCCTTCGCCTTCATAAACTTCGCATCATTCGAGGCATCAGACGCTGCTATAGAAGCGATGAACAACCAGTATCTATGCAACAGGCCCATATCAGTGTCGTACGCCTTCAAGAAGGATGTGAAAGGAGAGAGGCACGGTTCTGCAGCGGAAAG ATTGCTCGCCGCCCAGAATCCTCTATCGCACGCGGACAGGCCTCATCAGCTCTTCGCGGACGCTCCTCCAACGATGATGGGACCAGTCCTAATGGCGCCCCCTCCGCCCCCTACCCCAACTCCTATGCCTCCCCCAGGCCCACCGATGGGGGCTCGACCACCGCCCCCTCTGCCAATGGCGGCA CCCCCTCCACCGCCGTCATCCATGCCTCCACCAGGCCCACCGCCTCCCCCTGGTCCACCGCCACCCCCACCCCCCTTCCACCACTTCCCCCCTCCCCCATTCGGACCCCCCGGCTTTGGACCCCCTCCCCCGCCCGGGGCCAGACCTCCCCCTCCCTGGAGACCGCCCCCTCCCTCTTTCAGGCCCCAATTCCCGCCGCGAGGACCGCCGCCGTTCGGACATCCGCCATTCCCCCCACATCATCCTCCCGAAAACTACTCTTATTGA
- the LOC135075746 gene encoding F-box/LRR-repeat protein 4, with amino-acid sequence MQSASDVISSLFWFKEDPDDEDREPQIIEQFVQNVEDFSSQYGSEISVSYTAFNLRGPPSNFPDYGDYPQAFVMRTYGTWWEEAPSAQKDYMPQNSSAITSQDFVEVSFERAVYPMEVSVFETYNPGALVRIWARGPTSWTLLWEGEPEYVGDTPRIFSPPIRQMNAPTRILRLEFNHKLLPYYTELDAVLLKGREPPNLVRMKNNFSYSSLFFKKTQPVVEKGQLLNRIMASNLHEAVVPPTVAANLNRIDTGPPLGDFHRLPDETILCVMKYLDIQSLCRCAQVNRHFNRLASDSILYRSIDLRPYWHCVQSQVLVTLSMRCKFLQKLDLSWCGSHRMIQPNYVVNLLRDSGAELTHLRMNCCKFVDNAVLRAIIDTSTCLQELCLRSVVGCTDWMCLSALKKLKRLDLYRTNITTSAAVAIIRSNPGLQHLNVGSCKMISAMDEVAMELGANCPDLISVDFWKSYSLTPNGIRALGNCRNLQELDVGWCLQAGGSGEWLAWLSGGELRKLFLGALRGVCDRDLRALLPKAPRLAQLDLLGVRAVTPDICDAILAECRELRLLDVSFCDQIHESQVLEWREQYPHVSIKRSFQSANLNTAPNPLFLAPSLE; translated from the exons ATGCAAAGCGCTTCAGATGTGATATCATCTTTGTTTTGGTTCAAAGAAGATCCCGACGATGAAGACCGAGAGCCGCAAATAATAGAGCAATTTGTGCAAAAtgttgaagattttagttcgCAGTACGGAAGCGAAATCAGTGTTTCGTATACCGCTTTCAATCTTCGTGGGCCACCTTCGAACTTTCCAGATTATGGCGACTATCCACAAGCTTTTGTCATG CGAACCTACGGCACATGGTGGGAAGAAGCCCCTTCCGCTCAGAAGGACTACATGCCCCAGAACAGCAGTGCCATAACCAGCCAGGATTTTGTAG AAGTGTCGTTTGAGCGAGCAGTCTACCCGATGGAGGTGTCAGTCTTCGAGACATACAACCCTGGTGCCCTGGTCCGCATTTGGGCACGGGGACCGACATCCTGGACCCTGCTGTGGGAAGGAGAACCGGAGTATGTTGGTGACACGCCCAGGATCTTCAGCCCGCCCATCAGACAGATGAATGCTCCGACCAG GATACTAAGGCTGGAGTTCAATCACAAACTGCTGCCGTACTACACTGAGTTGGACGCTGTGTTACTAAAAGGCAGGGAGCCTCCGAATCTAGTCCGAATGAAGAACAACTTCTCTTACTCGTCGCTATTCTTCAAGAAGACTCAGCCAGTTGTCGAAAAGG GTCAGTTGCTCAATCGGATCATGGCGTCGAATCTGCACGAGGCCGTGGTCCCGCCGACCGTAGCCGCGAACTTGAACCGTATTGACACGGGCCCACCGCTGGGGGATTTCCATCGGCTGCCG GATGAAACAATACTATGCGTGATGAAGTATTTGGACATACAGTCGTTGTGCCGATGCGCTCAAGTGAACAGGCACTTCAACAGGCTCGCATCGGACTCCATTCTGTATCGCAGCATCGATCTACGCCCATATTGGCATTGTGTGCAGTCACAG GTTCTAGTCACATTGTCGATGCGATGCAAGTTCCTACAGAAGTTGGATCTTTCCTGGTGCGGCAGCCATCGCATGATCCAACCCAATTACGTGGTCAA TTTGCTACGAGACAGTGGGGCGGAATTAACACATCTTAGGATGAATTGCTGCAAATTCGTTGACAACGCGGTGCTAAGAGCTATTATTGATACTTCTACTTGTTTACAAG AACTCTGTCTGCGGTCTGTTGTTGGCTGTACAGACTGGATGTGCCTCTCTGCCTTGAAAAAGCTGAAACGTCTGGATCTATACAGAACTAATATAACAACTTCTGCAGCGGTGGCTATTATCAGATCTAATCCGGGGCTGCAGCATCTTAATGTTG GTTCATGCAAAATGATATCCGCAATGGACGAAGTGGCGATGGAGTTAGGTGCAAATTGCCCTGACCTGATTTCAGTAGACTTCTGGAAGTCTTACTCGCTAACTCCGAACGGAATCAGAGCGCTTGGGAACTGCAGGAATTTGCAGGAACTGGATGTTGGATGGTG CCTCCAAGCGGGCGGTTCAGGCGAATGGCTAGCGTGGTTATCTGGCGGGGAACTTCGCAAGTTGTTCCTTGGAGCACTACGGGGCGTCTGCGATAGGGACTTGCGAGCGTTGCTGCCGAAAGCACCCAGGCTGGCCCAGTTAGACTTGCTCGGCGTTCGGGCGGTCACTCCGGACATCTGTGACGC GATCTTAGCTGAATGTCGAGAACTGCGGCTATTGGATGTCAGCTTCTGCGATCAAATACACGAATCTCAG GTCCTGGAATGGCGTGAGCAATATCCCCACGTGAGCATCAAGCGGTCTTTCCAATCTGCTAATTTGAACACAGCGCCCAATCCGCTATTCCTGGCCCCTAGCTTAGAGTGA